One genomic region from Daphnia magna isolate NIES linkage group LG10, ASM2063170v1.1, whole genome shotgun sequence encodes:
- the LOC116932066 gene encoding uncharacterized protein LOC116932066 yields MESTTSAKNQPCVETGKSKPSQIPRALSLIRKGMAFMQHRSSPKPNQGKQHSCKLGKVCFVQRSGSKTRIAKQPSSPSFGKQDNKPSKSTKTPKAVKPVSNNKKLNSADHHHIHILLKPTQQSRIPVRRCQSVNLIVERIALLESEEVELEERLRIVRNQLENLKFLRTNQTFIDRMNQTSNQKMSKIEEEPSVSPSSAYLRPLRPRVFSVNDDIQSSP; encoded by the exons ATGGAATCAACAACATCAGCTAAAAACCAGCCCTGTGTTGAAACAGGCAAGAGTAAACCCTCTCAGATCCCAAGAGCTCTTAGTTTAATCAGAAAAG GGATGGCTTTTATGCAGCATCGGAGTAGCCCAAAACCCAACCAAGGGAAGCAACACAGCTGTAAACTTGGTAAGGTCTGTTTCGTCCAAAGAAGTGGGAGCAAAACCAGGATAGCCAAACAGCCTAGTAGCCCAAGCTTTGGCAAGCAAGATAACAAACCTTCTAAATCAACCAAGACACCAAAAGCAGTAAAACCagtcagcaacaacaaaaaacttaaCTCTGCAGACCATCACCATATTCATATTCTACTAAAA CCAACGCAACAGTCGCGGATTCCTGTAAGGAGATGCCAATCTGTCAACTTAATCGTTGAAAGAATAGCTTTGCTTGAATCAGAAGAAGTGGAACTAGAGGAACGGCTGCGAATCGTCAGAAATCAGCTAGAAAATTTGAAGTTTCTGAGAACCAACCAGACTTTTATTGATAGGATGAATCAAACAAGTAACCAGAAGATGTCGAAGATTGAAGAAGAGCCTTCCGTCTCACCATCAAGCGCTTACCTAAGGCCTTTAAGACCTCGGGTTTTCTCAGTCAACGATGATATCCAAAGCAGCccttga